In Streptomyces sp. NBC_00878, a single window of DNA contains:
- a CDS encoding ABC transporter substrate-binding protein has translation MESISGRSNGERPTGGQPTTDRPGSPGGAGSAGSAGSAGSAGSAGSAGSRTFSRRWTLGAGATTLLTAGLTTGLTACGAGDGSGGGGGTITAMVYGDDAVKVQAAAVDRFNRSAASKSAKGKVKLEKVPGSDYSAKLRTAMGSPSAPDVFFNWGGGSIKAYQEAKQLVDLTDAIEADPVLKSGFLPSVLAAGGLGGRNYGIPMRGMQPVILFYNKTVFAENKLQPPTTWAELQDINAKLKAAKITPFALGGADTWTELMWLEYLVDRIGGPEVFAKIQGGDTSAWGDPAVLKAAETVKELIDDGAFGSKFSSVSYVNGGAPAVFARGKAAMHLMGSWEYSTQLGKFPSFAKNNLGWCAFPTVEGGTGDIRNVVGNPTNYWSVNARTRNKDAAIAFLKDCASEAYAKALVANGDIPTTSNAAGLLDASPNPEFARFQYEMVGKAPAFTLSWDQALGADIATPMLTEINKLFVGQSSPSGFVSALKDLK, from the coding sequence ATGGAGTCGATCAGCGGGCGGTCCAACGGCGAACGGCCCACGGGCGGGCAGCCCACGACCGACCGCCCCGGAAGCCCTGGCGGCGCGGGCAGCGCGGGCAGCGCGGGCAGCGCGGGCAGCGCGGGCAGCGCGGGCAGCGCGGGCAGCCGGACGTTCAGCAGGCGCTGGACCCTCGGCGCCGGTGCCACGACCCTGCTCACCGCCGGACTCACCACCGGACTCACCGCCTGCGGCGCCGGCGACGGTTCCGGCGGGGGCGGCGGCACGATCACCGCCATGGTGTACGGGGACGACGCGGTGAAGGTCCAGGCGGCGGCCGTCGACCGCTTCAACAGGTCCGCCGCGAGCAAGTCGGCCAAGGGCAAGGTGAAGCTGGAGAAGGTCCCGGGCTCGGACTACTCGGCCAAGCTGCGCACGGCGATGGGCTCCCCGAGCGCACCGGACGTCTTCTTCAACTGGGGCGGCGGCTCCATCAAGGCATATCAGGAGGCGAAGCAGCTCGTCGATCTGACCGACGCCATCGAGGCCGACCCGGTCCTGAAGAGCGGTTTCCTGCCCTCCGTGCTCGCGGCCGGCGGACTCGGCGGCCGCAACTACGGCATACCGATGCGCGGCATGCAGCCGGTCATCCTCTTCTACAACAAGACCGTCTTCGCCGAGAACAAGCTCCAACCACCCACCACCTGGGCCGAGTTGCAGGACATCAACGCCAAGCTGAAGGCCGCGAAGATCACCCCGTTCGCACTCGGCGGCGCCGACACCTGGACCGAGCTGATGTGGCTGGAGTACCTCGTCGACCGCATCGGCGGCCCCGAGGTCTTCGCGAAGATCCAGGGCGGCGACACATCCGCCTGGGGCGACCCGGCCGTCCTCAAGGCCGCCGAGACCGTCAAGGAACTCATCGACGACGGCGCGTTCGGCTCGAAGTTCAGCTCGGTGTCGTACGTCAACGGCGGCGCCCCCGCCGTCTTCGCCCGGGGCAAGGCGGCGATGCACCTGATGGGCTCGTGGGAGTACTCGACGCAGCTCGGCAAGTTCCCGTCCTTCGCGAAGAACAACCTGGGCTGGTGCGCGTTCCCCACGGTCGAGGGCGGCACGGGCGACATCCGCAACGTCGTCGGCAACCCCACCAACTACTGGTCCGTCAACGCCCGTACGCGGAACAAGGACGCGGCGATCGCCTTCCTGAAGGACTGCGCCTCGGAGGCGTACGCGAAGGCGCTGGTGGCCAACGGCGACATCCCGACGACCTCCAACGCGGCGGGGCTCCTCGATGCCTCGCCCAACCCGGAGTTCGCCAGGTTCCAGTACGAGATGGTCGGGAAGGCGCCCGCCTTCACACTCTCCTGGGACCAGGCGCTGGGCGCGGACATCGCGACCCCGATGCTCACCGAGATCAACAAGCTGTTCGTAGGCCAGTCCTCGCCGAGCGGGTTCGTATCGGCGCTCAAGGATCTCAAGTGA
- a CDS encoding carbohydrate ABC transporter permease — MTAPTPTPTMTRATEPKATTPTPPTKPPKSSPKSSPKPSAVGRPHAAWALPGVLFFAFFAVVPMGLAFYLSFTSWDGLGDPRPVGLDNWQRLVNDDRMVQSLWLTVLLTAASWVFQTVIALLLGVWAAGRQRNRAVLSAIFFVPFLLSSTAIALLFYALLDPNFGIIRENILGSSNGAFLAIVFVGGWQFIPFHTLIYQGGARQIPDVLYQAAAIDGAGRSRQFFSITLPQLRHTVTTSTVLMVVGSLTYFETVLILTKGGPGTDTAILPYLMYEEGFKSYDFGYASAIASFLVLAATGLSLLLVRLTGFGGMRSTREGM; from the coding sequence GTGACGGCACCGACTCCGACTCCGACAATGACCCGCGCCACGGAACCAAAAGCCACGACGCCCACCCCGCCCACCAAGCCACCCAAGTCGTCACCCAAGTCGTCGCCCAAGCCCTCCGCAGTCGGCCGCCCGCACGCCGCCTGGGCCCTCCCCGGCGTCCTCTTCTTCGCGTTCTTCGCGGTGGTCCCGATGGGCCTGGCCTTCTACCTCTCCTTCACCAGCTGGGACGGCCTCGGCGACCCACGACCCGTCGGCCTCGACAACTGGCAAAGGCTGGTCAACGACGACCGGATGGTCCAGTCCCTGTGGCTGACGGTCCTGCTGACAGCAGCGAGTTGGGTCTTCCAGACAGTGATCGCCCTGCTGCTCGGCGTCTGGGCGGCGGGCCGCCAGCGCAACCGGGCGGTCCTGTCCGCGATCTTCTTCGTCCCGTTCCTGCTCTCCTCGACGGCGATCGCGCTGCTCTTCTACGCCCTGCTCGACCCGAACTTCGGCATCATCCGGGAGAACATCCTCGGCTCCTCCAACGGCGCGTTCCTCGCGATCGTCTTCGTCGGCGGCTGGCAGTTCATCCCCTTCCACACCCTGATCTACCAGGGCGGGGCCCGTCAGATACCCGACGTGCTCTACCAGGCGGCGGCGATCGACGGTGCGGGCCGCTCCCGCCAGTTCTTCTCGATCACGCTCCCGCAGTTGCGCCACACCGTCACGACGTCCACCGTCCTGATGGTCGTCGGCTCGCTCACGTACTTCGAGACGGTACTGATCCTCACCAAGGGCGGCCCGGGCACCGACACGGCGATCCTGCCGTACCTGATGTACGAGGAGGGCTTCAAGAGCTACGACTTCGGCTACGCGAGCGCCATCGCGTCGTTCCTCGTGCTGGCCGCCACGGGCCTGTCCCTGCTCCTCGTACGGCTGACCGGCTTCGGCGGCATGCGCAGTACCCGCGAAGGGATGTGA
- a CDS encoding LacI family DNA-binding transcriptional regulator, with amino-acid sequence MTRPNPAVAQSATLAEIAREAGVSAPTVSKVLNGRADVAPATRTRVEDLLRTHGYRRRRAEASRSPLIDLVFHELESAWAMEVIRGVENVARDAGLSVVLSESAGRLTPGRTWADQVAARRPHGVVLVLNGLDESQRALLTSRSIPFVMVDPAGDPGDDVPSVGATNWQGGLAATRHLADLGHRRIGVISGPSRMMCSRARLDGYRAALDTAGLVVDPTLIRTGDFHHESGYREGLELLKLRDRPTAVFAGNDLQALGLYEAARELGLRVPEDLSIVGFDDLPVARWVGPPLTTVRQPLTEMAEAAARLVLDLGRGERPSTATRVELATSLVVRSSTAAPTG; translated from the coding sequence ATGACTCGCCCGAATCCCGCCGTAGCCCAGTCGGCGACGCTCGCCGAGATCGCCCGCGAGGCGGGAGTCTCCGCTCCGACTGTTTCGAAGGTGCTCAACGGCCGTGCCGATGTGGCCCCGGCGACCCGGACCCGGGTCGAGGACCTGCTGCGCACCCACGGCTATCGGCGCCGCCGGGCCGAGGCGTCCCGGTCGCCCCTCATCGACCTGGTCTTCCACGAGCTGGAGAGCGCGTGGGCGATGGAGGTCATCCGGGGCGTGGAGAACGTGGCCCGGGACGCGGGGCTGAGCGTCGTCCTCTCCGAGAGCGCGGGCCGTCTCACGCCCGGGCGCACCTGGGCCGACCAGGTCGCCGCGCGTCGCCCGCACGGTGTCGTCCTCGTCCTGAACGGGCTCGACGAGTCCCAGCGGGCGCTGCTCACCAGCCGCTCGATCCCGTTCGTGATGGTCGACCCGGCGGGCGACCCCGGCGACGACGTGCCGTCCGTGGGTGCCACCAACTGGCAGGGCGGCCTTGCCGCGACCCGCCATCTCGCCGACCTCGGCCACCGCCGCATCGGCGTGATCAGCGGGCCCTCGCGGATGATGTGCAGCCGGGCCCGGCTCGACGGCTACCGCGCGGCGCTCGACACGGCCGGGCTGGTCGTCGACCCCACGCTCATCCGCACCGGCGACTTCCACCACGAGAGCGGCTACCGGGAAGGGCTTGAGCTGCTGAAGCTCCGCGACCGTCCGACGGCCGTCTTCGCGGGCAACGACCTCCAGGCCCTCGGCCTGTACGAAGCCGCCCGCGAACTGGGGCTGCGCGTGCCGGAGGACCTCAGCATCGTCGGTTTCGACGACCTGCCGGTGGCCCGCTGGGTCGGTCCCCCGCTGACCACCGTCCGTCAGCCGCTCACGGAGATGGCCGAGGCCGCGGCCCGGCTCGTCCTCGACCTGGGCCGTGGGGAGCGCCCGTCGACGGCGACCCGGGTGGAACTGGCCACGAGCCTGGTCGTGCGCAGCAGTACGGCGGCGCCGACGGGATGA